One segment of Gammaproteobacteria bacterium DNA contains the following:
- a CDS encoding tetratricopeptide repeat protein has protein sequence MPRIFLNRSFSCSLFSLVLVPLSVLGSATVDEPAFVGRERCTACHEAESAAWSGSHHDLAMQAADDESVLGDFNDAKLTVFGVTSEFFRKDGQFRVRTDGPDGKLQDYPVRYTFGVYPLQQYLIEFPGGRLQALDIAWDARPAEQGGQRWFHLHPEDPVPPGDVLHWTGPNLNWNYMCADCHTTNLVKGYDAGTGRYETKWSEIDVSCEACHGPGSGHVVWAERAAKGEASGSTDKGLTVVFDERSGVAWSIDPDTGKPSRSKPAGERKEVDACARCHSRRGRLSGDDVQGRPFLDAYRPALLTEGLYHTDGQVEDEVYVWGSFLQSRMYQAGVTCSDCHDPHTAGTRLPGDAVCAQCHAPDRYAVASHHHHPQESAGANCLACHMPATTYMGVDARRDHSFRVPRPDLSVTLGVPDACTRCHEDEGPEWAAQQVEAWYGRPAKGLQDYAGTLDAARRRLPGADRLLKTLVADTGQPAIARATGLTHLGAYPDAESLKLIEQGLGSGDPLERLGALEALQDVGLRDRAAAFPLLEDDLLAVRIEAARVLAPFLRAARLPEAYQAMLEKGIEEYISVQAFNAERPETRLNLGALYAETGRVREAELAYRQALRLQPHFIPARVNLVQLLSENGREADAATVLEAGMALDPGDASLQHTMGLSLVRRKRQDEALEHLAAAARAAPEVSRYAYVYGVALVSGGDRDAGLKVLAEAQRRHPGDTDILLALVSYHRDAGHRKEALEYARLLRALTPGDPDLERLIGELEGGE, from the coding sequence ATGCCCCGGATCTTCTTGAATCGCAGTTTCTCTTGTTCCTTGTTTTCTCTGGTATTGGTACCGCTGAGCGTTCTGGGTTCGGCAACCGTTGACGAGCCCGCATTCGTCGGACGTGAACGATGTACTGCATGTCATGAAGCCGAGAGCGCGGCCTGGTCGGGTTCGCATCACGATCTCGCCATGCAGGCCGCCGACGACGAGTCGGTCCTCGGCGATTTCAACGACGCAAAGCTGACCGTTTTCGGCGTCACGTCCGAGTTTTTTCGCAAAGATGGCCAGTTCCGGGTCCGCACCGATGGTCCGGACGGCAAGTTGCAGGACTACCCGGTGCGCTACACGTTCGGGGTCTACCCGCTGCAGCAGTATCTGATCGAGTTTCCCGGCGGTCGCCTGCAGGCGCTGGACATCGCCTGGGACGCCCGGCCCGCGGAGCAGGGCGGTCAGCGCTGGTTCCATCTGCATCCCGAGGATCCCGTGCCCCCCGGCGATGTGCTGCACTGGACCGGTCCGAACCTCAACTGGAACTACATGTGCGCGGATTGCCACACCACCAACCTGGTCAAGGGTTATGACGCCGGCACGGGTCGTTATGAGACGAAATGGTCGGAGATTGACGTCTCCTGCGAGGCCTGCCACGGACCGGGCTCCGGTCACGTGGTCTGGGCCGAACGCGCCGCGAAGGGTGAAGCATCCGGGTCCACGGACAAGGGACTGACCGTCGTCTTTGACGAGCGAAGCGGCGTCGCCTGGTCGATCGACCCCGACACGGGCAAGCCCAGTCGTTCGAAGCCCGCCGGCGAACGCAAGGAAGTGGATGCCTGCGCCCGGTGCCACAGTCGCCGCGGCCGCCTGAGCGGAGATGACGTGCAGGGACGTCCGTTCCTGGACGCCTATCGGCCGGCCCTGTTGACCGAGGGGCTCTATCATACCGATGGGCAGGTCGAGGACGAGGTCTACGTCTGGGGCTCGTTCCTGCAGAGCCGGATGTACCAGGCCGGCGTGACCTGTTCCGACTGTCACGATCCGCATACGGCCGGGACGCGGCTGCCCGGGGATGCGGTGTGCGCGCAGTGCCATGCGCCGGACCGGTATGCGGTTGCCTCGCATCACCACCATCCGCAGGAATCCGCGGGCGCGAATTGTCTGGCCTGCCACATGCCGGCGACGACCTACATGGGGGTGGACGCGCGTCGCGACCACAGCTTTCGCGTACCCCGGCCCGACCTGTCCGTGACGCTGGGTGTTCCCGATGCCTGCACCCGCTGTCACGAAGACGAGGGACCCGAATGGGCCGCGCAACAGGTCGAGGCGTGGTACGGGCGCCCGGCGAAAGGCCTGCAGGACTACGCCGGGACGCTGGATGCGGCGCGACGCCGCCTCCCGGGGGCGGATCGGTTGCTGAAGACCTTGGTCGCGGACACCGGACAACCCGCAATTGCGCGCGCGACGGGGTTGACGCACCTCGGGGCCTATCCGGATGCCGAGTCCCTGAAACTGATCGAGCAGGGACTGGGGTCCGGTGACCCGCTTGAACGCCTCGGCGCCCTCGAGGCCTTGCAGGACGTGGGCCTCAGGGACCGTGCCGCGGCGTTCCCGCTCCTGGAGGACGATCTGCTGGCCGTGCGCATCGAGGCGGCGCGCGTGCTCGCGCCCTTCCTGAGGGCGGCGCGCCTGCCGGAGGCCTATCAGGCCATGCTCGAGAAGGGCATCGAGGAATACATCTCGGTGCAGGCGTTCAATGCCGAACGTCCCGAGACGCGTCTCAACCTGGGGGCGCTCTACGCCGAGACCGGAAGGGTCCGGGAGGCCGAACTCGCATACCGGCAGGCCCTGCGCCTGCAGCCCCATTTCATCCCCGCGCGCGTCAATCTGGTCCAGTTGCTGAGCGAGAACGGGCGCGAGGCCGATGCGGCCACCGTGCTCGAAGCGGGCATGGCGCTCGATCCGGGTGACGCGTCACTGCAGCACACGATGGGCCTGTCCCTGGTCCGCCGCAAACGGCAGGATGAGGCCCTGGAGCACCTGGCGGCCGCGGCGCGGGCGGCGCCCGAAGTGTCCCGCTACGCCTATGTCTATGGTGTCGCCCTGGTCTCCGGCGGCGATCGGGACGCCGGTCTGAAGGTCCTGGCGGAGGCGCAGCGTCGTCATCCCGGCGACACCGACATCCTGCTTGCACTGGTGTCCTATCATCGCGACGCGGGCCACAGAAAAGAGGCGCTTGAATATGCCCGACTCCTGCGGGCACTCACGCCGGGAGATCCCGATCTCGAGCGCCTGATCGGTGAACTGGAGGGAGGTGAGTAA